The following are from one region of the Silene latifolia isolate original U9 population chromosome 9, ASM4854445v1, whole genome shotgun sequence genome:
- the LOC141599554 gene encoding putative protein phosphatase 2C 60, which yields MSKIMNFLRACLCPNSGRSANTGSDTGGRQEGLLWYKDTGQHVNGEFSMAVVQANNLLEDQSQVESGSLSSFDSGPFGTFVGVYDGHGGPETSRYINAHLFNHLRRFAAEHQCISADVIRKALQATEEGFLSVVSKQWPINPQIAAVGSCCLVGVISSGTLYVANLGDSRAVLGRLVKATGEILAVQLSTEHNACIEAVRQELRAVHPDDPHIVVLKHNVWRVKGLIQISRSIGDVYLKKAEYNREPLYSKFRLRDPIKRPILSSEPSISVQELQPQDQFVIFASDGLWEHLTNQEAVDIVLNNPRNGSAKKLVKTALQEAAKKREMRYSDLKKIDRGVRRHFHDDITVIVLFLDSNLVSRATSCPKGPNVSIKGGGKAPQAKSLAHS from the exons ATGAGCAAGATAATGAATTTTCTGAGAGCGTGTTTGTGTCCGAATTCGGGTCGTTCAGCGAACACTGGTTCGGATACAGGTGGGCGCCAAGAAGGGCTTCTATGGTACAAGGACACTGGGCAGCATGTGAATGGGGAGTTTTCAATGGCTGTTGTTCAAGCCAATAATTTACTGGAGGATCAAAGCCAAGTCGAATCAGGAAGCTTGAGTTCGTTTGACTCAGGCCCTTTTGGTACTTTTGTGGGTGTCTATGATGGGCATGGTGGTCCAGAAACATCGCGTTATATCAATGCTCATCTCTTTAATCATCTTCGCA GATTTGCTGCGGAACACCAGTGCATTTCTGCTGATGTAATTCGGAAGGCACTTCAAGCAACAGAAGAGGGATTTCTGTCTGTTGTAAGCAAGCAATGGCCAATAAACCCCCAGATTGCTGCGGTTGGCTCATGCTGTTTGGTGGGAGTAATATCTAGTGGGACCCTTTATGTCGCCAACCTTGGTGATTCTCGCGCTGTCCTGGGTAGACTAGTGAAAGCCACTGGAGAGATTCTTGCCGTCCAGCTTTCAACAGAGCACAATGCATGTATAGAGGCTGTGAGACAAGAGCTACGTGCTGTACATCCTGATGATCCCCATATTGTAGTTTTAAAGCATAATGTTTGGCGTGTAAAGGGCCTTATACAG ATTTCAAGATCCATAGGAGATGTATATTTAAAGAAAGCGGAATACAACCGAGAACCTCTATACAGCAAATTTCGATTACGAGATCCTATAAAGAGACCGATTTTGAGCTCGGAACCATCAATTTCGGTTCAGGAACTACAACCACAAGACCAGTTTGTAATATTTGCTTCTGATGGACTTTGGGAGCACCTTACCAATCAAGAGGCTGTTGACATCGTGCTAAACAATCCACGAAAT GGGAGTGCCAAAAAGTTGGTAAAAACTGCACTTCAAGAAGCAGCAAAGAAGCGAGAAATGAGATATTCTGACTTGAAGAAAATAGACCGAGGTGTCCGCCGTCATTTCCACGATGACATCACTGTGATTGTTTTGTTCCTGGACTCAAACCTCGTGAGTCGGGCCACCAGCTGTCCCAAGGGTCCAAATGTATCCATCAAAGGAGGTGGAAAAGCACCACAAGCAAAGAGTCTCGCCCATTCTTGA